From Candidatus Pedobacter colombiensis, one genomic window encodes:
- a CDS encoding rhamnogalacturonan acetylesterase, with the protein MKSNRTYLNLISIVAFILLASCVVVKVAQKPTLFLIGDSTVKNGKGKGDGSLWGWGSYLADFFDLNKINVENHALGGTSTRTFQSKGLWDSVLVKLKPGDYVIMQFGHNDGSPLDDTARARGTIKGIGPEHKEIFNPITKQKEVVYTYGWYLRKFIHDAKAKGATAIVCSPIPRNPVKNGVLALVVDDYAAWAEEVATAEKVGFIPLNKIIKDKYAALGAEKVNAFFTEKDHTHTNEAGAKVNAVSVVEGLKVLNSSSLIKYLKN; encoded by the coding sequence ATGAAATCGAATAGAACTTATCTGAACCTAATATCAATTGTAGCCTTTATCCTCCTTGCCTCATGTGTAGTCGTAAAAGTAGCGCAGAAGCCCACCTTGTTTCTGATTGGAGATTCAACTGTTAAAAATGGAAAGGGTAAAGGCGACGGCTCATTATGGGGCTGGGGAAGTTACCTTGCTGATTTTTTTGATTTGAATAAGATCAATGTAGAGAATCATGCCTTGGGTGGTACCAGTACCCGGACTTTTCAAAGTAAAGGCTTGTGGGACAGTGTGCTGGTAAAGTTAAAGCCTGGCGATTATGTGATCATGCAATTTGGTCATAATGATGGCAGTCCTCTTGATGATACTGCCCGAGCCAGGGGAACAATTAAAGGAATAGGTCCGGAGCATAAGGAAATCTTTAATCCAATCACTAAACAGAAAGAAGTGGTTTATACCTATGGTTGGTACCTGCGTAAATTTATTCATGATGCAAAAGCGAAAGGTGCAACAGCCATTGTTTGTTCTCCAATTCCCCGAAATCCAGTAAAAAATGGAGTGTTGGCGCTGGTGGTCGACGACTATGCTGCCTGGGCCGAGGAAGTGGCAACAGCAGAAAAGGTTGGTTTTATTCCACTCAATAAAATTATAAAAGACAAATATGCCGCATTGGGTGCTGAGAAAGTAAATGCCTTTTTCACAGAAAAGGACCATACACATACTAACGAGGCCGGTGCTAAAGTAAATGCAGTTTCAGTTGTTGAAGGTTTAAAAGTACTGAATAGCTCCTCGCTGATTAAATATCTCAAAAATTAA
- a CDS encoding glycosyl hydrolase, with product MKLKLNLTTLAIGVLLFNTAQAQNKIKASGPWPVVEKQMKPWTRWWWMGSAVDERNLNKVLTEYQQAGIGGVEITPIYGAVGFEKRYIDFLSPRWVEMLRYTVQKSNTLGMGVDMNTGTGWPFGGPMVKPEDAATKLIVQQYELKPGQKLTEAIKVKEARQNVAKLQAVTAYGSNGEVLDLFNKVDAGGILNWTAGDGNWTLYAAFSGKTRQEVKRAAPGGQGLTVDHLDKTAVTNYLSRFDNAFGNKSQGVRAFFNDSYEVYGANWTPTFFDEFKKNRGYDLKQHLRELVGKDSTTEHIARLKSDYRETMSDLLLFNFTHNWTDWSHKYGSITRNQSHGSPGNLLDLYGAVDIPETETFGSSYFPIPGLRRDSADIRNVDPDPMMCKFASSAAHTGAKNLISSETFTWLSEHFKTSYSQCKPEAEQLFLSGVNHIVYHGTTNSPEDAVWPGWLFYASAEFNPNNSLWPQINGLSTYLTRCQSVLQSGKADNELLIYWPIYDVWNRAKGMDMAIKVHNIDEWLHPTAFYKLSKKMAESGYSFDFASDRLLGQSVVQNGLVSTEPKATPYKVLIIPECTLISLETINKAIQLANEGATVIFQQLPKDVPGLNKLEERRSELKAILAKLNFSDAGNGVKQFKTGKGVVLLASDVEKALAYKAVHREELTDTGLQFIRRSFNGGKYYYIVNHTAKDLDTDLPLNEKGTVLIMDPQSGASGKAATSNAGGQFKMRLQIKSGEAMILKVVEKEPIAMVSWAYLGKPGKEIELTNAWSLSFTSGGPELPAAQKLDKLVSWTSLSDPKLQRFSGTGVYTSSFTLKEKAAREYVLNLNQVDESARVWINGQEVGILWSIPFQARVGKYLKAGTNTIKIEVVNLMANRIHYMDQQKIQWRNYHEINFVNINYKPFDASNWLVMPSGLIGPVTISSYF from the coding sequence ATGAAACTAAAACTAAACCTAACCACATTAGCTATTGGTGTATTATTATTTAATACGGCACAAGCGCAAAACAAGATTAAAGCATCTGGACCATGGCCTGTGGTAGAAAAACAAATGAAACCCTGGACCCGTTGGTGGTGGATGGGAAGTGCTGTGGATGAACGGAATCTCAATAAAGTATTGACTGAATATCAGCAAGCTGGTATTGGAGGGGTAGAAATTACACCAATATATGGGGCTGTAGGTTTTGAGAAACGATACATTGATTTCTTATCCCCAAGATGGGTAGAAATGCTTCGTTATACGGTTCAAAAATCCAATACATTAGGTATGGGCGTGGATATGAATACCGGAACAGGTTGGCCTTTTGGTGGTCCGATGGTAAAACCTGAGGATGCGGCCACAAAGCTAATTGTACAGCAGTATGAGCTGAAACCAGGTCAAAAGCTAACGGAAGCTATCAAAGTAAAAGAAGCAAGACAGAATGTCGCTAAATTGCAGGCCGTTACTGCTTATGGTAGCAACGGAGAGGTGTTAGACTTATTTAATAAAGTTGATGCTGGTGGAATTTTGAATTGGACAGCGGGAGATGGTAATTGGACATTGTATGCTGCATTTTCGGGTAAAACTCGACAAGAAGTGAAACGTGCGGCACCTGGTGGACAGGGACTTACTGTTGATCATCTGGATAAAACTGCGGTGACAAATTATTTGAGTCGTTTTGACAATGCTTTTGGAAATAAATCACAGGGTGTAAGAGCCTTCTTTAACGATAGTTATGAAGTTTATGGGGCAAACTGGACACCTACTTTTTTTGATGAATTTAAGAAGAACAGAGGCTATGATTTAAAACAGCACCTTAGGGAGTTGGTTGGAAAAGACTCTACTACTGAGCATATCGCCCGTCTGAAATCAGATTATAGGGAAACAATGAGTGATTTATTGTTATTCAATTTTACACATAACTGGACGGATTGGTCGCACAAATATGGATCAATAACCAGAAATCAATCCCATGGCTCTCCGGGAAACTTACTTGACCTTTATGGTGCAGTAGACATTCCGGAAACAGAAACTTTTGGTTCTAGTTATTTTCCTATTCCAGGACTTCGTAGAGATAGCGCAGATATTAGAAATGTAGATCCTGATCCGATGATGTGTAAGTTTGCTTCCTCTGCAGCCCATACCGGTGCTAAGAATTTGATTTCTTCTGAAACCTTTACCTGGTTGAGTGAGCATTTTAAAACTTCTTATTCGCAATGTAAACCAGAAGCCGAGCAGCTATTTCTTTCTGGAGTAAACCATATCGTTTATCATGGTACAACCAATTCTCCTGAAGATGCGGTTTGGCCGGGATGGTTGTTTTATGCTTCCGCAGAATTCAATCCGAACAATAGTTTGTGGCCACAAATTAATGGTTTGAGCACCTACCTCACCAGATGTCAATCGGTTCTTCAATCTGGGAAGGCCGATAATGAACTACTGATTTACTGGCCAATTTATGATGTATGGAATCGTGCGAAGGGAATGGATATGGCCATTAAAGTACATAACATAGATGAATGGTTACATCCCACTGCATTTTATAAGCTTTCAAAGAAAATGGCGGAGTCGGGTTATTCTTTTGATTTTGCATCTGACCGTTTACTGGGACAATCCGTTGTTCAGAATGGGTTGGTTAGCACTGAACCTAAGGCCACACCCTATAAAGTACTAATCATTCCTGAATGTACCTTGATTAGTCTGGAAACAATCAATAAGGCCATTCAGTTGGCAAATGAGGGCGCAACGGTTATTTTTCAGCAATTGCCGAAAGATGTTCCGGGTTTAAACAAGTTGGAAGAGCGGAGGAGCGAATTGAAAGCTATTCTCGCTAAATTGAATTTTTCGGATGCCGGGAATGGTGTAAAACAATTTAAAACCGGTAAGGGAGTTGTTTTGCTGGCCTCAGATGTGGAAAAGGCTTTAGCTTATAAGGCGGTTCATCGTGAAGAACTAACAGATACAGGTTTACAGTTTATTCGTCGTAGTTTTAATGGGGGTAAATACTATTATATCGTTAATCATACAGCTAAAGATCTGGATACGGATTTACCGCTTAATGAAAAAGGTACGGTGTTGATTATGGATCCACAAAGCGGGGCTAGCGGAAAGGCTGCTACAAGTAATGCAGGCGGACAGTTTAAAATGAGGCTACAAATCAAGTCTGGTGAAGCCATGATACTTAAGGTTGTAGAAAAGGAACCAATTGCTATGGTATCCTGGGCTTATTTAGGTAAACCCGGCAAAGAAATTGAATTGACAAATGCCTGGTCATTAAGTTTTACTTCCGGGGGACCAGAACTACCGGCAGCTCAGAAATTAGATAAATTGGTATCCTGGACTAGTCTTTCGGATCCTAAACTGCAACGGTTCTCCGGTACAGGTGTATATACGAGTAGCTTTACGCTTAAAGAGAAAGCAGCCAGGGAATATGTATTAAACCTGAATCAAGTTGATGAGAGCGCAAGGGTTTGGATTAATGGGCAGGAAGTTGGGATCTTGTGGAGTATCCCTTTTCAAGCTCGGGTAGGCAAATATCTGAAAGCAGGGACCAATACAATTAAAATCGAAGTGGTTAACCTGATGGCTAACCGTATTCATTATATGGATCAACAGAAAATCCAGTGGAGAAATTATCATGAGATCAATTTTGTGAACATTAATTATAAGCCGTTTGATGCTTCGAATTGGTTGGTGATGCCTTCCGGTTTAATTGGTCCTGTTACCATTTCTTCTTACTTTTAG
- a CDS encoding beta-glucuronidase, with product MHFTPFKFIKGLVACFCLLFLLSSVAEAQTISLKGKWRFKIDANDLGLKDKWFTTVLPESVDLPGSMAQNFKGDEITLKTKWTGSIYDSSWYYNPRLAKFRAEGNIKIPFWLTPAKHYTGAAWYQKDIDIPANWKGQRVVLSLEYPHSETRVWLDDAELGTPQYTFVVAQNFELPAGLKPGKHIISIRIDNTIKAINVGQDSHSLTDHTQGNWNGIVGKLLLTAGSPIYFEDIQIYPDLKNKSAKVKIQLKSRDAASTSGKITLSAASFNTKSILEVKPVTTPFTINNGVGELEVNLPMGDKIVTWDEFDPALYRLTAALVTKNGIKDVRQVQFGMREFKAVGRHFEVNGRPIFLRGTVNNCEFPLTGYPAMDVESWLRIFRISRAHGLNHMRFHSWCPPEAAFIAADQVGFYLQPEGPSWANHGSSIGDGKPIDQFIYDETNRMSKNYGNYASFCMLAYGNEPRGKQVEYLTKFNNYWKAKDSRRLYTGASVGGSWPVIENNEFMVRAGARGLDWGKRPESISDYSKQIAQFNVPFVAHEMGQYCVFPDFKEIKKYTGVYRAKNFELFQEDLKDHDMADQAEAFLMASGKLQALCYKNEIEKALRTPGYSGFQLLSLNDYPGQGTALVGVLDAFWDEKGYITPKEFSRFCNSTVPLARIAKFVFQNNETFEAAIEVAHYGKSPVQNASLSWRIKNEDGAAVAKGIFEPKTLAITNCIQIGSIKFPLSSIKKASHLKLEVSIDGTIFANDWDFWVYPAELPKYKTGFYYCTTLDDQAKKVLDEGGNVFLNAADKVVKGKEVVQTFLPVFWNTSWFKMRPPHTLGFVCDPKHPAFANFPTSYHSDMQWWEIVNKTQVMNLEDFPAGFKPIVQPIDTWFLNRRLALLFEARVGKGKLVVSSADLGPDKDNGPASKQLFFSLQQYMQSNQFAPKSELRFEVVKDLFESPSREMFNTYTKDSPDELKPKAVLKKT from the coding sequence ATGCATTTTACACCATTCAAATTTATAAAAGGCCTTGTTGCCTGTTTTTGCTTGCTTTTTCTGCTTTCATCGGTTGCGGAGGCTCAGACAATTTCTCTGAAAGGAAAATGGCGTTTTAAAATTGATGCAAATGATTTGGGGCTGAAAGACAAATGGTTTACAACGGTATTACCTGAGTCTGTAGATCTTCCAGGATCAATGGCTCAAAATTTTAAAGGGGATGAAATTACCCTGAAAACGAAATGGACAGGCAGTATATACGACAGTTCCTGGTATTACAATCCTCGTCTGGCCAAGTTTAGAGCAGAAGGGAATATTAAAATCCCATTCTGGTTAACACCTGCGAAACATTATACAGGAGCTGCCTGGTATCAGAAGGACATTGATATCCCCGCCAATTGGAAAGGGCAGCGGGTAGTACTTTCTCTGGAATATCCACATTCTGAAACACGTGTTTGGCTAGATGATGCCGAATTGGGAACGCCGCAATATACATTTGTTGTTGCTCAGAATTTTGAACTTCCTGCGGGCTTAAAGCCAGGTAAACACATCATTAGTATTAGAATAGACAATACGATAAAGGCCATTAATGTTGGTCAGGATTCTCATAGTTTAACTGATCATACTCAGGGAAACTGGAATGGTATTGTTGGTAAGCTATTGCTTACTGCTGGCTCTCCTATATATTTCGAAGACATCCAGATCTATCCTGACCTGAAGAACAAATCAGCAAAGGTTAAAATTCAATTGAAATCAAGGGATGCTGCCTCCACTTCAGGAAAGATTACACTTTCTGCAGCTAGCTTCAATACCAAATCGATACTGGAAGTAAAACCTGTTACTACTCCATTTACAATTAATAATGGAGTAGGGGAGCTGGAAGTAAACCTCCCAATGGGAGATAAAATTGTCACCTGGGATGAATTTGATCCGGCATTGTATCGTTTAACAGCCGCTTTGGTGACTAAGAATGGGATAAAAGATGTGCGACAGGTACAATTTGGAATGCGGGAATTTAAGGCTGTGGGCAGACATTTTGAAGTTAATGGCAGACCGATATTTTTACGAGGCACAGTAAATAATTGCGAGTTTCCATTAACTGGTTATCCGGCAATGGATGTGGAATCATGGTTGCGCATCTTTAGAATTTCGCGGGCACATGGATTGAATCACATGCGTTTCCATTCCTGGTGTCCACCTGAAGCAGCATTTATCGCTGCAGATCAGGTTGGTTTTTACTTACAACCTGAAGGGCCAAGTTGGGCCAATCATGGATCTTCTATTGGTGACGGTAAGCCGATTGACCAGTTTATTTATGATGAAACGAATAGAATGTCTAAAAACTATGGCAATTATGCGTCGTTCTGCATGCTTGCCTATGGTAATGAACCCCGCGGAAAACAGGTAGAGTACCTAACAAAATTTAACAATTACTGGAAGGCGAAAGACTCCAGACGTTTGTATACCGGGGCTTCGGTAGGTGGTAGCTGGCCGGTAATTGAAAATAATGAGTTTATGGTTCGCGCTGGTGCAAGAGGGCTGGATTGGGGAAAAAGACCAGAGAGTATTTCAGATTATAGTAAGCAGATTGCTCAGTTTAATGTCCCTTTTGTAGCGCATGAAATGGGTCAGTATTGTGTGTTCCCTGATTTCAAAGAAATAAAAAAATATACAGGTGTTTATCGGGCTAAGAATTTTGAGCTCTTTCAGGAAGATTTGAAGGATCATGATATGGCAGACCAGGCTGAAGCTTTTTTAATGGCATCGGGAAAATTACAGGCGCTCTGTTATAAAAACGAAATTGAAAAAGCATTGCGTACACCTGGTTACAGCGGTTTTCAGCTTTTGTCTTTAAATGATTATCCAGGTCAGGGAACTGCACTTGTCGGAGTTTTAGATGCTTTCTGGGACGAAAAAGGTTACATCACACCAAAGGAATTTAGTCGCTTCTGCAACAGTACTGTCCCACTTGCGCGTATAGCTAAATTTGTATTTCAAAATAATGAAACTTTCGAAGCTGCCATTGAGGTCGCACATTATGGTAAATCGCCAGTGCAAAATGCCAGTTTATCATGGCGGATAAAAAATGAGGATGGTGCAGCTGTCGCTAAAGGTATTTTTGAACCTAAAACGCTGGCCATTACCAATTGCATACAAATTGGGAGCATTAAATTTCCACTTAGCAGTATTAAAAAGGCTAGTCATTTAAAGCTGGAGGTAAGCATAGATGGAACAATATTTGCCAATGACTGGGACTTCTGGGTATACCCGGCAGAATTGCCAAAATATAAAACCGGTTTTTATTATTGTACCACATTGGATGATCAGGCAAAAAAGGTGCTTGACGAGGGTGGAAATGTATTCCTCAATGCTGCAGATAAAGTAGTGAAAGGAAAAGAAGTGGTTCAAACCTTTCTCCCTGTTTTCTGGAATACTTCCTGGTTTAAAATGCGACCACCACATACTTTAGGCTTTGTATGTGATCCAAAGCACCCTGCATTTGCAAATTTCCCAACTTCTTATCATAGTGATATGCAGTGGTGGGAAATTGTAAACAAGACACAGGTAATGAATCTGGAAGATTTTCCTGCAGGATTTAAGCCAATTGTCCAGCCCATTGATACCTGGTTTTTAAATCGTCGATTAGCACTTTTGTTTGAAGCAAGAGTAGGAAAAGGTAAGTTGGTGGTTTCAAGCGCGGATCTGGGACCTGACAAGGACAATGGGCCAGCTTCAAAACAACTGTTTTTTAGTTTACAGCAGTATATGCAATCTAATCAATTTGCTCCAAAATCTGAACTGAGGTTCGAAGTAGTGAAAGATCTTTTTGAAAGCCCATCCAGAGAAATGTTCAATACCTATACGAAGGACAGTCCGGATGAGTTAAAGCCCAAAGCAGTCCTTAAAAAAACTTGA
- the rhaM gene encoding L-rhamnose mutarotase, giving the protein MSKIAFKMKLKAGAKAEYQKRHDEIWPELATLLKRNGISDYSIFLDEETNTLFAVQQQDGASSQDLGTTAIVQKWWAYMADIMETNPDNSPVSIKLEQVFHLD; this is encoded by the coding sequence ATGTCAAAGATTGCATTTAAAATGAAGCTTAAAGCTGGTGCCAAAGCGGAATATCAAAAAAGACATGACGAAATATGGCCGGAGCTGGCTACTTTGTTAAAACGCAATGGAATAAGCGATTATTCTATTTTTTTGGATGAAGAAACCAATACGCTATTCGCGGTACAACAACAGGATGGTGCATCGTCTCAGGATTTGGGAACTACAGCTATTGTACAAAAATGGTGGGCCTATATGGCCGATATTATGGAAACTAATCCGGACAATTCGCCGGTGAGTATAAAATTGGAGCAGGTATTTCACCTGGATTAA
- a CDS encoding glycoside hydrolase family 88 protein, protein MMIKKKIAIALTLFGLSLQTSVAQKNPSKKEVLKSLVLTNAYFMNKWPDAGKSIITNKERPSNIWTRAVYYEGLMSLYQLKADPAYYDYAVQWGDKHKWGLRDGIGTRNADNQACGQTYLDLYNIDKKPERIKDIKASMDLMMKSGKIDDWTWIDALQMGMPVFAKLGVLYNDNAYYEYMYKMYMHSKNVEGGGLYNAKDGLWWRDKDFVPPYKEPNGEDCYWSRGNGWVVAALVKVLDIMPKDAPHREEYLKTYHEMIKALVPVQRTDGFWNVSLHDPTHFGGKETSGTALFVYGMAWGVNQGLLDQKVYQPIIAKAWNAMTKDAVHENGFLGYVQGTGKEPKDGQPVSYTNVPDFEDYGLGCFLLAGTEVYKMKK, encoded by the coding sequence ATGATGATAAAAAAGAAAATTGCTATTGCACTGACATTGTTTGGACTAAGTCTGCAGACTAGCGTTGCTCAAAAAAATCCTTCAAAAAAAGAGGTGTTAAAATCATTGGTATTGACCAATGCTTATTTTATGAACAAATGGCCAGATGCAGGCAAATCCATCATTACCAACAAGGAACGGCCAAGTAATATCTGGACAAGAGCTGTATACTATGAAGGGCTAATGAGCTTATACCAGTTGAAGGCAGATCCGGCTTATTATGATTACGCGGTGCAATGGGGAGATAAACATAAATGGGGGCTTAGAGATGGTATAGGTACGCGTAATGCTGACAATCAGGCATGTGGTCAGACATACCTTGATTTATATAACATTGATAAAAAACCTGAACGCATTAAAGACATTAAAGCTTCGATGGACCTGATGATGAAATCGGGTAAAATTGATGACTGGACCTGGATTGATGCCTTGCAAATGGGAATGCCGGTTTTTGCAAAATTGGGCGTGCTATATAACGACAATGCTTATTATGAGTATATGTACAAGATGTATATGCATAGTAAAAATGTAGAAGGTGGAGGTTTGTACAATGCTAAAGACGGTTTATGGTGGAGAGACAAAGATTTCGTGCCGCCTTATAAAGAACCAAATGGTGAAGATTGTTACTGGTCTCGTGGTAATGGTTGGGTAGTTGCAGCCTTGGTTAAAGTTTTGGATATCATGCCTAAAGATGCACCACACAGAGAGGAATACTTAAAAACATATCATGAAATGATCAAAGCGCTGGTACCTGTTCAACGTACGGATGGATTTTGGAATGTAAGCTTGCATGATCCAACGCATTTTGGAGGTAAAGAAACATCTGGTACCGCACTATTCGTTTATGGAATGGCCTGGGGTGTAAACCAAGGGCTTTTAGATCAGAAGGTTTATCAGCCGATCATTGCAAAGGCCTGGAATGCCATGACAAAAGATGCTGTGCATGAGAATGGTTTTTTGGGTTACGTGCAAGGAACGGGTAAGGAACCTAAAGATGGCCAACCGGTAAGTTACACCAATGTCCCTGATTTTGAAGATTACGGATTGGGTTGTTTCCTGCTGGCAGGTACAGAAGTTTATAAAATGAAAAAGTAA
- a CDS encoding fasciclin domain-containing protein — translation MDKLFKKRLIVILTLIVALASCRKKEFDAYYGRPATLADPIYQQLQARGNFTSLLYCIDKAGYKDILGKSGYWTMFAPNDDAFSKFFKEKGISGVDQIDAITATGIVKYALIFNAFKTDRLGDFQSNAGWVVNSAFKRRTAYYDSVYTEVVNGKNIKIIASNRNGSYAFADNNNKYYPYFIKSYMAANALSAADFNYFFPEVAYTNFNVPGGNVVEANIVAENGVIHVIDKVNTPPQNIDQYLSSHNEYSEFKKVYDRFLVSYVYSPEASKKYQILSGSSDSVKVKTYNPLLSFSPNNENYLKLTDNDGQSNGWTLFAPNNAAFTAYLNSYILEYYSTVDRLPLNVVLDLMNCHMWQSAVWPTRFNNTVNMFGEEARFDPNSNVIDKKILSNGFFYGTNQVQKANVFHTVYGAPYLNPAYSLMIRAMDLSAMKTRITVPKLKYTVLMMNDASLKAAGYDWNNLNSTFQYTPAGGTTVIGGTSPTNVIRMLNTHVLEGEVSSFSGAGVLETIGGEYITYKNNRISSSGTMDSTDVSKQSIPVVKIKGADFRQATNGKNFYVNGLLSFTTKNVGEHLKKYGTLPTDPFYGFYQFLFNNPICVNKTTIEIQGVSLGVNYTVFVPNDAAIKQAVKDDILPGTVSGTTVTPLYNPTTSVDIAKVTKFIAYHILNRNTIATDGVKNGSYETLFKDSNGDAGIVVIKNQLNNLRVTDMNGRTSNVITANSNVLSNRTLIHQIDGYLKYTY, via the coding sequence ATGGATAAACTTTTCAAAAAACGTTTAATTGTCATATTGACACTTATTGTGGCTCTGGCAAGCTGCAGAAAGAAGGAATTTGATGCGTATTATGGACGGCCTGCTACCCTGGCAGATCCCATATATCAGCAGTTGCAGGCCAGAGGTAACTTTACCAGTTTATTGTATTGCATTGATAAAGCGGGGTACAAGGATATATTAGGTAAATCTGGCTATTGGACAATGTTTGCGCCAAATGATGATGCTTTTAGTAAATTCTTTAAAGAGAAGGGGATTTCTGGTGTTGATCAGATAGATGCTATAACAGCTACCGGTATTGTGAAGTATGCACTTATTTTTAATGCATTTAAGACTGATCGTCTGGGTGACTTTCAATCCAATGCAGGTTGGGTTGTTAATTCTGCATTTAAAAGACGTACTGCTTATTACGATTCAGTGTATACCGAAGTGGTTAATGGTAAGAATATCAAAATTATTGCCTCGAATAGAAATGGCAGTTATGCATTTGCGGATAACAATAATAAGTATTATCCGTATTTTATAAAATCATATATGGCAGCCAATGCACTTTCAGCAGCCGACTTTAACTATTTCTTCCCGGAGGTTGCTTATACAAACTTTAATGTACCTGGGGGTAATGTTGTTGAAGCTAATATTGTTGCCGAAAATGGAGTAATTCATGTAATTGATAAAGTGAATACACCACCGCAGAATATCGATCAATACTTATCATCACATAATGAATACAGCGAATTCAAAAAAGTATATGATAGGTTTCTTGTAAGCTATGTTTATAGCCCTGAAGCTTCAAAAAAATACCAGATTTTGTCTGGCTCTTCAGATTCTGTAAAAGTTAAAACTTACAACCCATTGCTTTCTTTTTCTCCTAACAATGAAAATTATTTAAAATTAACTGATAATGACGGACAAAGCAATGGCTGGACATTATTTGCTCCAAATAACGCTGCTTTTACTGCCTATTTAAATAGCTATATTCTTGAGTATTACAGCACAGTTGATCGTTTGCCCCTAAATGTTGTTTTAGACTTAATGAATTGCCACATGTGGCAATCCGCTGTATGGCCTACAAGATTTAATAACACAGTAAATATGTTTGGAGAAGAAGCCAGATTTGATCCTAATTCTAATGTAATTGACAAGAAAATTCTAAGTAATGGTTTTTTTTATGGAACGAACCAGGTTCAAAAGGCTAATGTTTTTCATACTGTTTATGGTGCTCCGTATCTCAATCCGGCTTATTCTTTAATGATCAGGGCGATGGATCTCTCTGCTATGAAAACAAGAATTACAGTGCCGAAACTCAAGTATACTGTTTTAATGATGAATGACGCCTCTTTAAAGGCAGCAGGATATGACTGGAATAATTTGAATTCAACTTTTCAATATACGCCTGCGGGTGGTACTACAGTAATTGGTGGAACATCACCCACAAATGTAATCAGGATGCTTAATACACATGTTCTGGAAGGCGAAGTAAGTTCTTTTTCGGGCGCTGGGGTTCTGGAAACAATTGGCGGTGAATATATAACCTATAAGAATAATAGAATATCCTCTTCCGGAACAATGGATAGTACAGATGTCAGCAAGCAATCAATACCTGTTGTTAAAATTAAAGGCGCTGATTTCAGACAAGCTACCAATGGTAAAAATTTCTACGTTAATGGTCTGTTATCCTTTACCACAAAAAATGTTGGCGAACATTTAAAAAAATATGGTACACTTCCAACTGATCCATTTTATGGTTTTTATCAATTTCTCTTTAATAATCCTATTTGTGTAAATAAAACGACGATTGAAATTCAAGGCGTATCACTGGGTGTAAATTACACTGTATTTGTTCCAAATGATGCTGCAATCAAACAAGCTGTTAAAGATGACATATTGCCAGGGACTGTATCTGGAACAACTGTTACTCCATTGTATAATCCAACGACTTCAGTTGATATTGCTAAGGTAACCAAATTTATTGCCTACCATATTTTAAATAGAAACACCATTGCAACGGATGGGGTGAAGAATGGTAGTTATGAAACTCTTTTTAAAGATTCTAATGGGGATGCTGGAATTGTTGTAATCAAAAATCAATTAAACAATTTAAGAGTTACCGACATGAATGGAAGAACTTCTAATGTAATAACAGCGAATAGTAATGTTTTGTCAAACCGAACATTGATTCATCAAATTGATGGCTATTTAAAGTATACATATTAA